One Pseudomonas sp. HOU2 genomic window carries:
- the potA gene encoding polyamine ABC transporter ATP-binding protein, with amino-acid sequence MAVASGAYKKALEGDQTPKQVLVKIDRVTKKFDETIAVDDVSLEIKKGEIFALLGGSGSGKSTLLRMLAGFERPTEGRIFLDGVDITDMPPYERPINMMFQSYALFPHMTVAQNIAFGLKQDKIPNAEIDARVAEMLKLVQMSQYAKRKPHQLSGGQRQRVALARSLAKRPKLLLLDEPMGALDKKLRSQMQLELVEIIERVGVTCVMVTHDQEEAMTMAERIAIMHLGWIAQIGSPIDIYETPTSRLVCEFIGNVNIFEGEVIDDAEGHATITCKDLDRQIYVGHGISTSVQDKSVTYAIRPEKLLVTAEMPTCEYNWSSGKVHDIAYLGGHSVFYVELPSGKLVQSFVANAERRGQRPTWGDQVYVWWEDDSGVVLRS; translated from the coding sequence ATGGCAGTTGCCTCCGGCGCCTATAAGAAAGCCCTCGAGGGCGACCAGACACCTAAACAGGTGTTGGTCAAAATCGACCGGGTCACGAAGAAGTTCGACGAGACGATTGCCGTGGACGATGTGTCCCTGGAAATCAAGAAGGGCGAGATCTTCGCCCTGCTCGGCGGTTCGGGATCGGGCAAATCCACGCTGCTGCGGATGCTGGCAGGGTTCGAACGGCCCACGGAGGGGCGCATTTTCCTCGACGGCGTCGACATCACCGACATGCCGCCGTACGAGCGACCGATCAACATGATGTTCCAGTCGTACGCCTTGTTCCCGCACATGACCGTGGCGCAGAACATCGCCTTCGGCCTCAAGCAGGACAAGATCCCCAACGCCGAGATCGATGCGCGCGTGGCCGAGATGCTCAAACTGGTGCAAATGAGCCAGTACGCCAAGCGCAAGCCGCATCAACTGTCCGGCGGTCAGCGGCAGCGTGTGGCCCTCGCTCGCTCGTTGGCCAAGCGGCCGAAGCTGCTGCTGCTCGACGAGCCGATGGGCGCACTGGACAAGAAACTGCGTTCGCAGATGCAGCTGGAGCTGGTGGAAATCATCGAGCGTGTGGGCGTGACCTGCGTGATGGTGACCCACGACCAGGAAGAGGCCATGACCATGGCCGAGCGCATCGCGATCATGCACCTGGGCTGGATCGCTCAGATCGGCAGCCCGATCGACATCTACGAAACCCCGACCAGCCGTCTGGTCTGCGAATTCATCGGCAACGTGAACATCTTCGAAGGCGAAGTGATCGACGACGCCGAAGGCCACGCGACCATCACCTGCAAGGACCTCGACCGGCAGATCTACGTCGGCCACGGCATCAGCACCTCGGTACAGGACAAATCGGTAACCTACGCGATTCGTCCGGAGAAGCTGCTGGTCACCGCCGAAATGCCGACCTGCGAATACAACTGGTCGAGCGGCAAGGTGCACGACATCGCCTACCTCGGCGGGCACTCGGTGTTCTACGTCGAATTGCCGAGCGGCAAGCTGGTGCAGTCGTTCGTTGCCAACGCCGAACGTCGCGGCCAGCGTCCGACCTGGGGCGATCAGGTTTACGTGTGGTGGGAAGACGACAGCGGCGTGGTACTTCGCTCATGA
- a CDS encoding polyamine ABC transporter substrate-binding protein — MPIFSSLRKALLATAGLTIAVGAQAAGTVHIYNWSDYIGETTLADFEKATGIKPVYDVFDSNETLEGKLLAGRTGYDVVVPSNHFLGKQIKAGAFQKLDRSQLPNYSNLDPVLLKRLEQNDPGNQYAVPYLWGTNGIGYNVEKVKAVLGIDKIDSWSVLFEPENIKKLHSCGVAFLDSADEMMPTVLNYMGLNANSTNPKDYAKATDKLLAVRPYVTYFHSSKYIGDLANGDICVAIGFSGDIFQAKHRAEEAKKGVTIAYSIPKEGGALWFDMLAIPKDSSNVKEAHAFINYLLKPEVIAQVSDYVGYANPNPGSDKLMEQSIRTDEAVYPPQAVLDKTYVSVELPPNIQRLMTRSWTKVKSGK, encoded by the coding sequence TTGCCTATTTTTTCTTCTTTGCGCAAAGCCCTGCTGGCCACTGCCGGCCTGACGATCGCTGTCGGAGCCCAGGCCGCCGGTACGGTGCATATTTATAACTGGTCGGATTACATCGGCGAGACCACCCTGGCCGACTTCGAAAAAGCCACCGGGATCAAACCGGTGTACGACGTGTTCGACTCCAACGAAACCCTGGAAGGCAAGCTGCTGGCCGGGCGTACCGGTTACGACGTGGTCGTGCCGTCGAACCATTTCCTCGGCAAGCAGATCAAGGCGGGCGCGTTCCAGAAGCTCGACAGGTCGCAGTTGCCGAACTACTCGAATCTCGACCCGGTGCTGCTCAAGCGTCTGGAGCAGAACGACCCGGGCAACCAGTACGCCGTGCCGTACCTGTGGGGCACCAACGGCATCGGCTACAACGTCGAGAAAGTCAAAGCGGTGCTCGGCATCGACAAGATCGACTCCTGGAGCGTGCTGTTCGAACCGGAGAACATCAAGAAGCTGCACAGTTGCGGCGTAGCGTTCCTCGATTCGGCCGATGAAATGATGCCGACCGTGCTCAACTACATGGGCCTGAACGCCAACAGCACCAATCCGAAGGACTACGCCAAGGCCACTGACAAACTGCTGGCCGTGCGCCCGTACGTGACCTACTTCCACTCTTCGAAATACATCGGTGATCTGGCCAACGGCGATATTTGCGTGGCCATCGGTTTCTCCGGCGATATCTTCCAGGCCAAACACCGTGCCGAAGAAGCCAAGAAGGGCGTGACCATCGCCTACTCGATTCCGAAAGAGGGCGGCGCGCTGTGGTTCGACATGCTGGCGATTCCGAAGGACTCGTCCAACGTCAAAGAGGCCCACGCCTTCATCAACTATTTGCTGAAACCTGAGGTGATCGCCCAGGTCAGTGATTACGTCGGTTACGCCAACCCCAACCCGGGGTCGGACAAGCTGATGGAACAGTCCATCCGCACCGATGAAGCGGTTTATCCACCGCAGGCAGTCCTCGACAAGACCTACGTGTCGGTCGAGTTGCCACCCAATATTCAGCGTTTGATGACCCGTAGCTGGACCAAGGTCAAGTCGGGCAAGTAA
- a CDS encoding polyamine ABC transporter substrate-binding protein: MKALGKKLAGKTLLALSVAGMMAGAVQADDKVLHVYNWSDYIAPDTIANFEKESGIKVVYDVFDSNETLEAKLLAGKSGYDVVVPSNNFLAKQIKAGVYQELDQSKLPNWKNLNQDLLKAVSVSDPGNKHAFPYMWGSIGIGYNPEKVKAALGVDTIDSWDVLLKPENIAKLKSCGVSFLDSPTEMLPVALHYLGLPTDTQKKEDIKKAEDLFLKIRPSITYFHSSKYISDLANGNICVAVGYSGDVQQAKSRAAEAGDKVKVSYAIPKEGAGSFFDMVAIPKDAENVEGAYKFMTFLQKPEVMAGITNAVRFPNGNAAATPLVNKDITSDPGIYPPADVQAKLYAIADLPAATQREMTRSWTKIKSGK, encoded by the coding sequence ATGAAGGCATTAGGTAAAAAGCTTGCTGGCAAGACTCTTCTCGCTTTGTCCGTTGCGGGCATGATGGCGGGTGCGGTTCAGGCGGATGACAAGGTACTGCACGTCTACAACTGGTCCGACTACATCGCGCCGGACACCATCGCCAACTTCGAGAAAGAATCCGGGATCAAGGTCGTCTACGACGTATTCGACAGCAACGAAACCCTGGAAGCCAAGCTGCTGGCGGGCAAGTCCGGTTATGACGTGGTCGTGCCGTCGAACAACTTCCTGGCCAAGCAGATCAAGGCTGGTGTTTATCAGGAACTGGACCAGTCCAAGCTGCCTAACTGGAAGAACCTGAACCAGGACCTGCTCAAGGCCGTGTCGGTCAGCGACCCGGGCAACAAGCACGCCTTCCCGTACATGTGGGGTTCGATCGGCATCGGTTACAACCCGGAGAAGGTCAAGGCTGCGCTGGGCGTCGACACCATCGACTCGTGGGACGTGCTGCTCAAGCCGGAAAACATCGCCAAGCTCAAGAGCTGCGGCGTGAGCTTCCTCGACTCGCCGACCGAAATGCTTCCGGTCGCGCTGCACTACCTGGGCCTGCCTACCGACACCCAGAAGAAAGAAGACATCAAGAAAGCCGAGGACCTGTTCCTCAAGATTCGTCCTTCGATCACCTACTTCCACTCCTCCAAGTACATCTCGGACCTGGCCAACGGCAACATCTGTGTAGCGGTCGGCTACTCGGGTGACGTGCAGCAGGCCAAGTCCCGTGCCGCCGAGGCCGGTGACAAGGTCAAAGTCAGCTATGCCATTCCGAAGGAAGGCGCTGGCAGCTTCTTCGACATGGTCGCCATCCCTAAAGATGCCGAAAACGTTGAAGGCGCCTACAAGTTCATGACCTTCCTGCAGAAGCCTGAAGTCATGGCCGGCATCACCAACGCTGTACGTTTCCCGAACGGTAACGCCGCTGCAACGCCGCTGGTGAACAAAGACATCACCAGCGACCCGGGCATCTACCCGCCAGCCGACGTGCAGGCCAAGCTGTATGCGATCGCCGATCTGCCGGCCGCTACCCAGCGTGAAATGACCCGCAGCTGGACCAAGATCAAATCCGGTAAATAA
- a CDS encoding aspartate aminotransferase family protein, with protein MTSNNPQTREWQALSSDHHLAPFSDFKQLKEKGPRIITNAKGVYLWDSEGNKILDGMAGLWCVAIGYGRDELADAAAKQMRELPYYNLFFQTAHPPALELAKAIADVAPEGMNHVFFTGSGSEGNDTMLRMVRHYWAIKGQPNKKVIISRKNGYHGSTVAGASLGGMTYMHEQGDLPIPGIVHIAQPYWFAEGGDMSPEEFGIWAANQLEEKILEVGVDNVGAFIAEPIQGAGGVIIPPDTYWPRIKEILARYDILFVADEVICGFGRTGEWFGSDFYDLKPDMMTIAKGLTSGYIPMGGLIVRDEVVKVLNEGGDFNHGFTYSGHPVAAAVGLENIRILRDEKIIENAHNETAPYLQKRLRELNNHPLVGEVRGVGLLGAIELVQDKATRKRYEGRGVGMICRQFCFDNGLIMRAVGDTMIIAPPLVISKAEIDELVTKARKCLDLTLSALQA; from the coding sequence ATGACCAGCAACAACCCGCAAACCCGTGAGTGGCAAGCCCTGAGCAGCGATCACCACCTGGCCCCGTTCAGCGACTTCAAGCAGCTGAAAGAGAAGGGTCCACGGATCATCACCAACGCCAAGGGCGTGTACCTGTGGGACAGCGAGGGCAACAAGATCCTCGATGGCATGGCGGGTCTGTGGTGCGTGGCGATCGGTTATGGCCGCGATGAGCTGGCTGACGCCGCCGCGAAGCAGATGCGCGAACTGCCTTACTACAACCTGTTCTTCCAGACCGCGCACCCGCCGGCGCTGGAACTGGCCAAGGCCATCGCCGACGTGGCGCCTGAAGGCATGAACCACGTGTTCTTCACCGGCTCCGGCTCCGAAGGCAACGACACCATGCTGCGCATGGTTCGCCATTACTGGGCGATCAAGGGCCAGCCGAACAAGAAAGTCATCATCAGCCGCAAGAACGGCTATCACGGTTCCACCGTGGCCGGCGCGAGCCTGGGTGGCATGACCTATATGCACGAGCAAGGCGACTTGCCGATCCCGGGCATCGTCCATATCGCGCAGCCGTACTGGTTCGCCGAGGGCGGCGACATGTCGCCGGAAGAGTTCGGCATCTGGGCGGCCAATCAGCTGGAAGAGAAGATTCTCGAAGTCGGCGTGGATAACGTCGGCGCCTTTATTGCCGAGCCGATTCAGGGCGCTGGCGGCGTGATCATTCCGCCGGACACCTACTGGCCGCGCATCAAGGAAATTCTCGCCAGGTACGACATCCTGTTCGTCGCTGACGAGGTGATCTGCGGTTTCGGCCGTACCGGCGAGTGGTTCGGTTCGGATTTCTACGACCTGAAGCCGGACATGATGACCATCGCCAAAGGCCTGACCTCCGGCTACATCCCGATGGGTGGCCTGATCGTCCGTGACGAAGTGGTGAAGGTGCTCAACGAGGGCGGCGATTTCAACCACGGCTTTACCTACTCCGGGCACCCGGTGGCGGCGGCGGTGGGTCTGGAAAACATCCGCATCCTGCGCGACGAGAAAATTATCGAGAACGCGCACAACGAAACGGCACCGTATTTGCAGAAACGTCTGCGCGAACTCAACAACCACCCGTTGGTGGGCGAAGTGCGCGGCGTTGGTCTGCTGGGGGCGATCGAGCTGGTGCAGGACAAGGCCACTCGCAAGCGTTACGAAGGTCGGGGCGTGGGCATGATCTGCCGGCAGTTCTGCTTCGATAACGGCCTGATCATGCGCGCCGTGGGCGACACCATGATCATTGCGCCGCCGCTGGTGATCAGCAAGGCGGAGATCGATGAGCTGGTGACCAAGGCACGTAAATGCCTGGATCTGACCCTCAGTGCGTTGCAGGCCTAA
- a CDS encoding glutamine synthetase family protein — translation MSNNLDQLTDWLKDHKITEVECMIGDLTGITRGKISPTNKFIAEKGMRLPESVLLQTVTGDYVEDDIYYELLDPADIDMICRPDQNAVYLVPWAIEPTAQVIHDTYDKQGNPIELSPRNVLKKVLKLYADKGWQPIVAPEMEFYLTKRSDDPDYPLQPPIGRSGRPEIGRQSFSIEAANEFDPLFEDVYDWCELQELDLDTLIHEDGTAQMEINFRHGDALSLADQILVFKRTMREAALKHDVAATFMAKPMTGEPGSAMHLHQSIIDIETGKNVFSNEDGTMSQLFLHHIGGLQKLIPELLPLFAPNVNSFRRFLPDTSAPVNVEWGEENRTVGLRVPDAGPQNRRVENRLPGADANPYLAIAASLLCGYIGMVEGLNPSAPVVGRGYERRNLRLPLTIEDALERMENSATIEKYLGKTFITGYVAVKRAEHENFKRVISSWEREYLLFAV, via the coding sequence ATGAGTAACAACCTCGACCAGCTCACCGATTGGTTGAAAGACCACAAGATCACAGAAGTCGAATGCATGATCGGCGACTTGACCGGTATCACCCGGGGCAAGATCTCGCCGACCAACAAGTTCATCGCCGAGAAGGGCATGCGCCTGCCGGAAAGTGTTCTGTTGCAGACCGTAACCGGCGACTATGTCGAAGACGACATCTATTACGAACTGCTCGACCCGGCCGACATCGACATGATCTGCCGCCCCGACCAGAACGCCGTGTACCTGGTGCCATGGGCCATCGAGCCGACCGCCCAGGTGATCCACGACACCTACGACAAGCAAGGCAACCCGATCGAGCTGTCGCCGCGCAACGTGCTCAAGAAAGTCCTGAAACTCTATGCCGACAAGGGCTGGCAGCCGATCGTGGCGCCGGAGATGGAGTTCTACCTGACCAAGCGCAGTGACGACCCCGACTATCCGTTGCAGCCGCCGATTGGTCGTTCGGGCCGTCCGGAAATCGGTCGTCAGTCGTTCTCCATCGAAGCGGCGAACGAATTCGACCCGCTGTTCGAAGACGTCTATGACTGGTGCGAACTGCAGGAGCTCGACCTCGACACGCTGATCCACGAAGACGGCACGGCGCAGATGGAAATCAACTTCCGTCACGGTGACGCGCTGTCGCTGGCCGACCAGATTCTGGTGTTCAAGCGCACCATGCGTGAAGCCGCACTCAAGCACGACGTGGCCGCAACCTTCATGGCCAAGCCGATGACCGGCGAGCCGGGCAGCGCGATGCACCTGCACCAGAGCATCATCGACATCGAGACCGGCAAAAACGTGTTCTCCAATGAAGACGGGACCATGAGCCAGCTGTTCCTGCACCACATCGGTGGCCTGCAGAAACTGATCCCGGAACTGCTCCCGCTGTTCGCCCCCAACGTCAACTCGTTCCGCCGCTTCCTGCCGGACACTTCGGCGCCGGTGAACGTAGAGTGGGGCGAAGAGAACCGCACCGTGGGCCTGCGCGTACCGGATGCCGGCCCGCAGAACCGCCGCGTGGAAAACCGTCTGCCGGGCGCCGACGCCAACCCGTACCTGGCGATTGCCGCGAGCCTGCTCTGCGGTTACATCGGCATGGTCGAAGGCCTCAATCCGAGCGCGCCAGTCGTTGGCCGTGGCTATGAACGCCGCAACCTGCGCCTGCCGCTGACCATCGAGGATGCGCTGGAGCGTATGGAAAACAGCGCGACCATCGAGAAATACCTGGGCAAGACCTTCATCACCGGCTACGTCGCGGTCAAGCGGGCCGAGCATGAAAACTTCAAGCGCGTGATCAGTTCCTGGGAGCGTGAGTACCTGCTCTTCGCCGTCTGA